In Numidum massiliense, a single genomic region encodes these proteins:
- the nikC gene encoding nickel transporter permease: MAEIATEREPLAVGDVGEAVSPWRETWRHFKKNKLALLGVGIVCSFVLLGVFAAVIAPEGYNNQVLANRLQAPSGEHWFGTDDFGRDILARVVYGARISLWVGFFAVLGSCVIGSLLGILAGFYGRWVDMVISRLFDIMLAFPSILLAIAIVAILGPSLFNALLAIAIVNIPNFGRLVRSRVLSIKEEEYVTSARAIGMRDGRILFHHILPNSLAPIIVQASLGIGTAILEAAALGFLGLGAQAPEPEWGRMLSDARQYIQDAPWTVVFPGLAIMLTVLGFNLLGDGLRDALDPRMKE; this comes from the coding sequence ATGGCAGAAATCGCGACAGAGAGGGAGCCGCTCGCTGTGGGCGACGTAGGTGAGGCCGTTTCTCCTTGGCGCGAAACGTGGCGCCACTTTAAAAAAAATAAACTGGCCTTGCTCGGTGTAGGGATCGTTTGCTCTTTTGTTCTACTCGGCGTTTTTGCTGCTGTCATCGCGCCCGAAGGGTATAATAACCAAGTGTTGGCGAATCGTCTGCAAGCGCCGAGCGGCGAGCATTGGTTTGGGACGGACGATTTTGGTCGCGATATTTTGGCTCGAGTCGTATACGGGGCACGCATTTCGCTCTGGGTCGGCTTTTTCGCCGTGCTCGGGTCGTGTGTGATCGGGTCATTATTAGGCATTTTGGCCGGTTTTTACGGTCGCTGGGTCGATATGGTCATTTCGCGCCTGTTCGATATCATGCTCGCCTTCCCGAGTATTTTGCTCGCGATCGCGATCGTCGCTATATTAGGTCCGTCGCTGTTCAATGCGCTGCTGGCGATCGCCATCGTGAACATCCCAAACTTTGGTCGCCTCGTCCGTTCGCGCGTGCTCAGTATTAAAGAAGAAGAGTACGTTACTTCGGCGCGGGCGATCGGGATGCGCGACGGGCGCATTTTATTTCACCACATTTTGCCTAATTCGCTCGCACCGATTATCGTTCAGGCGTCGCTCGGGATCGGCACGGCGATTCTCGAAGCGGCAGCACTCGGTTTTCTGGGGCTAGGGGCGCAAGCACCCGAGCCGGAGTGGGGGCGCATGCTCAGTGATGCGCGGCAGTACATTCAAGATGCGCCGTGGACGGTCGTCTTTCCCGGTTTAGCGATTATGCTTACCGTACTCGGCTTCAATTTACTCGGCGACGGCTTGCGCGACGCCCTCGACCCACGCATGAAAGAGTAG
- the dacB gene encoding D-alanyl-D-alanine carboxypeptidase/D-alanyl-D-alanine endopeptidase translates to MRKNIKPLLQYALIVSVAAVFLFFTAISPPERTAAQDELAQELDRLLADPALDGAFASVAVRSGETGALIYSHGGDKRLAPASNQKLFTAAAALDTLGADYRFTTTVSTDGKVKGKEVKGNLYLKGTGDPTMLQKDYKKLAKDLAKQGIKKVKGQLVADDTWFDDVRLGSDWSWDDEPYYYSAQISALTLSPNEDYDSGTIIVKATPGKRVGQAADIEITPKTDYVTIVNKAKTVPKGEKNTIEIEREHGNNNIVITGNIPLKKDENTREWMSVWEPTGYAAAIFYDALKDQGIKVKGGIAYGETPKGTAPLAVHRSMTLEELLVPFQKLSNNGHAEILVKAMGRHEHNKGSWSAGLKVVKAYSQKANLNEKTIVVQDGSGLSRRNFVPAEEVSNLLYYVQDEAWFPIFYDALPIAGMSDRFVGGTLRNRMKGTAAEGNVHAKTGSLTGVSSLSGYVDTAGGERLIFSIMMNNYTVSGSVMTGIQDKIAIKLAEYGG, encoded by the coding sequence ATGCGAAAAAATATTAAACCGTTATTGCAGTACGCGCTAATCGTCAGTGTTGCTGCCGTCTTCCTTTTTTTCACGGCGATCAGCCCTCCGGAACGGACGGCGGCGCAAGATGAACTCGCACAGGAGCTCGACAGGCTTCTCGCGGACCCGGCCTTAGATGGCGCGTTTGCCAGTGTGGCCGTCCGTTCCGGAGAAACGGGCGCGCTCATTTATTCGCACGGAGGGGACAAGCGGTTAGCACCTGCATCCAATCAGAAACTGTTTACGGCAGCGGCCGCCCTCGATACGTTAGGGGCGGATTACCGCTTTACGACGACAGTTTCCACGGACGGAAAGGTCAAGGGGAAAGAAGTGAAAGGTAACCTTTATTTAAAAGGGACCGGTGACCCGACAATGCTGCAGAAAGACTACAAAAAGTTGGCGAAAGATTTAGCGAAGCAAGGGATTAAGAAAGTAAAGGGGCAGTTAGTCGCCGACGATACGTGGTTTGACGATGTGCGCCTCGGCAGCGACTGGAGCTGGGACGACGAGCCGTACTATTACAGTGCGCAAATATCGGCACTCACCCTCTCGCCGAACGAAGATTACGACTCTGGAACTATCATCGTCAAAGCGACGCCCGGGAAGCGCGTCGGGCAAGCGGCGGATATTGAGATAACACCGAAGACGGACTATGTCACAATCGTTAATAAAGCGAAAACGGTGCCCAAAGGGGAAAAAAATACGATAGAGATCGAGCGGGAGCACGGCAACAACAACATTGTCATTACCGGTAACATTCCGTTAAAAAAAGACGAGAACACGCGCGAATGGATGTCGGTGTGGGAGCCGACCGGCTATGCGGCCGCTATTTTTTACGATGCGCTAAAGGACCAAGGGATTAAAGTGAAAGGCGGCATCGCCTACGGAGAGACGCCGAAGGGCACTGCGCCGCTAGCGGTACACCGTTCGATGACGCTGGAGGAGTTACTCGTTCCGTTCCAAAAATTGAGTAATAACGGTCACGCGGAAATTCTCGTGAAGGCGATGGGCCGGCACGAACATAACAAAGGGAGTTGGTCTGCTGGACTGAAAGTCGTCAAGGCGTATAGTCAAAAGGCTAACTTGAATGAAAAGACGATTGTCGTGCAAGACGGTTCTGGGTTGTCGCGGCGCAATTTCGTCCCTGCGGAAGAAGTGAGCAACTTGCTCTACTACGTCCAGGACGAAGCGTGGTTCCCGATCTTTTACGACGCGTTGCCGATTGCCGGTATGAGTGACCGTTTTGTCGGCGGCACGCTGCGCAACCGGATGAAAGGGACGGCTGCGGAAGGAAATGTGCATGCCAAGACTGGCTCACTGACGGGCGTGTCGTCGCTGTCGGGGTATGTCGATACCGCAGGAGGTGAGCGGCTCATTTTTTCGATAATGATGAACAACTACACAGTGTCCGGAAGTGTCATGACCGGGATTCAAGATAAGATCGCGATTAAGCTAGCCGAGTACGGTGGCTAG
- a CDS encoding S66 peptidase family protein, producing MKKGKRLTADSTIGIVAPASPTKRVDDVYEAKDAVEALGFRVKLGASCFAEYGGYLAGTPEERAQDVNAMFCDVDVDAIMCLRGGYGTPQLLTLLDYEAIAANPKLFIGYSDVTALHTAIRQQTGLATVHGPMAASDLTVASDFSKRSLLKAMTETVPLGKMNNPPGEDICCLVAGEARGKLVGGNLSLIADTLGTAFELDTKGCILFLEDVGEEPFRVDRMLTQLALAGKFSDAAGIVLGDWADCASKDYPHGFTVADVVAKVVAPYGKPTVVNVKAGHCDPTLTLPLGVTVALDATRGEFVVEENVVVP from the coding sequence ATGAAGAAAGGAAAACGGTTGACAGCGGACAGTACGATTGGGATCGTTGCACCGGCTAGTCCGACGAAACGTGTCGACGACGTCTATGAAGCAAAAGACGCCGTTGAAGCATTAGGGTTCCGCGTGAAGCTCGGCGCAAGCTGCTTTGCCGAGTACGGCGGTTATTTGGCGGGGACGCCGGAGGAGCGCGCTCAAGATGTGAACGCGATGTTTTGCGATGTGGACGTCGACGCGATTATGTGCCTGCGCGGCGGCTACGGCACGCCACAACTACTGACGCTGCTCGACTACGAAGCCATAGCCGCTAACCCAAAACTGTTCATCGGGTACAGTGACGTGACAGCGTTACATACGGCGATCAGGCAGCAGACTGGCCTTGCGACCGTTCACGGGCCAATGGCCGCTTCCGACCTCACTGTCGCGAGCGACTTCTCCAAGCGTTCGCTGCTAAAGGCGATGACTGAGACAGTGCCGCTCGGCAAAATGAACAATCCGCCGGGGGAGGACATTTGCTGCCTCGTAGCGGGAGAGGCACGTGGAAAGCTCGTCGGCGGCAATTTGTCGTTGATCGCTGATACGCTTGGGACGGCCTTTGAATTAGATACGAAAGGGTGCATCCTGTTTTTGGAGGATGTCGGCGAAGAGCCGTTCCGCGTCGACCGCATGTTGACGCAACTCGCCTTAGCCGGAAAGTTCTCCGATGCGGCTGGCATCGTGTTGGGCGATTGGGCGGACTGTGCGTCGAAAGATTACCCACACGGGTTTACGGTGGCCGATGTCGTGGCGAAGGTCGTTGCGCCATATGGGAAGCCGACAGTGGTCAACGTGAAGGCGGGACACTGTGACCCGACGCTGACGTTACCGCTCGGTGTCACAGTCGCACTCGACGCGACGCGCGGCGAGTTCGTCGTCGAGGAGAATGTCGTCGTTCCTTAA
- a CDS encoding LysR family transcriptional regulator has protein sequence MRSTDLEILATLAEELNMRKAAERLYVSQPALSQRLQAIEKVWNETIFLRSRKGLTLTPAGEQIIRFALESLAREKKVKDQLAMLTNEVSGTLKLAVSTVVGTYWLPPMLKQFVQTYPHVQLSLTTGWSREILRCLYEGDFHIGIVRGKIDWAEQKKHLFSDQLYLVDTAITTVDELTCTAKPFIQFKSDSTYDLQIQQWWRQRIGSQPKRMIAVDQIETCKQLVLNGIGYAILPEISLPQEEGIHKIPLYDDHREPLQRDTWLCADKLSVELKQVKAFIELLEQQ, from the coding sequence ATGCGGTCAACAGATCTGGAAATATTGGCGACCCTTGCTGAAGAACTCAATATGCGCAAAGCTGCAGAACGCCTTTACGTATCACAACCTGCCCTTAGCCAGCGTCTCCAAGCGATTGAAAAGGTTTGGAACGAGACGATTTTTCTTCGCTCGCGCAAGGGGTTAACATTAACTCCCGCCGGTGAACAGATTATTCGTTTCGCCTTAGAGTCACTCGCACGGGAAAAAAAAGTGAAAGATCAGTTGGCGATGTTAACCAACGAAGTGAGCGGTACGCTTAAACTAGCTGTCTCCACTGTCGTCGGCACCTACTGGTTGCCCCCGATGTTAAAGCAGTTCGTGCAGACCTACCCCCACGTGCAACTATCGTTGACGACCGGCTGGAGCAGAGAGATTTTGCGCTGTCTATACGAAGGTGACTTTCACATCGGTATCGTGCGCGGAAAAATCGACTGGGCAGAGCAAAAGAAACACTTGTTCAGCGACCAATTGTACCTCGTCGACACCGCGATCACCACAGTCGACGAACTAACCTGTACGGCCAAACCGTTTATTCAATTCAAGAGCGACTCGACGTACGATCTACAAATCCAACAGTGGTGGCGGCAGCGGATCGGCAGTCAACCAAAGCGGATGATTGCCGTCGATCAAATCGAAACGTGTAAACAACTCGTCCTAAACGGCATCGGTTACGCCATCTTGCCGGAAATTAGCTTGCCCCAGGAAGAGGGCATTCATAAAATTCCGCTGTATGACGACCATCGTGAGCCATTGCAACGCGACACGTGGCTGTGCGCCGATAAACTGTCCGTGGAACTAAAACAAGTCAAGGCGTTCATCGAATTACTCGAACAGCAATGA
- a CDS encoding class I SAM-dependent methyltransferase, whose protein sequence is MKDKEVKRAVQTHFGRHAAKYVTSESHAKGDDLALLVNWLQPEPHWRVLDVATGGGHVAKKLAPRCAHVYATDFTKNMLAAARDHLEQELGDDRRGHVSYVVADAEALPFLDDAFDVVTCRIAAHHFPHPEHFAREVARVLKKGGAFLFIDNVAPEQQKLAAHMNEVERLRDHSHVRCLAVSEWQQLFAAYGLREEKAALSKKTHVFPQWVARTAETAAQRETVAQFILAAERDVRDYFSVTVENGSVTSLQIDEWRTLYRKKEG, encoded by the coding sequence ATGAAGGACAAAGAGGTTAAACGAGCGGTACAAACGCACTTCGGGCGCCATGCGGCAAAGTATGTCACGAGTGAGTCTCACGCTAAAGGGGACGATCTCGCGTTACTCGTCAATTGGCTGCAGCCTGAGCCTCACTGGCGCGTGTTAGATGTAGCTACTGGCGGTGGACACGTCGCCAAAAAATTAGCCCCTCGTTGCGCGCACGTATACGCCACTGATTTTACGAAAAATATGTTAGCGGCAGCGCGCGACCACTTGGAGCAAGAGCTAGGTGACGATCGGCGCGGTCATGTGTCGTACGTTGTCGCGGATGCGGAGGCGTTACCTTTTTTGGACGATGCGTTCGACGTCGTGACGTGCCGCATTGCCGCCCACCACTTCCCACATCCCGAACATTTCGCGCGCGAAGTGGCCCGTGTGTTGAAAAAGGGTGGCGCGTTTTTGTTCATTGACAATGTTGCCCCAGAGCAGCAGAAGCTTGCTGCACATATGAACGAAGTCGAACGGTTAAGGGATCACAGTCATGTGCGCTGCTTAGCGGTAAGCGAGTGGCAGCAATTGTTCGCTGCGTACGGCTTACGCGAAGAAAAAGCGGCGCTCAGCAAGAAGACGCACGTGTTTCCGCAATGGGTGGCGCGTACAGCGGAGACGGCTGCGCAACGTGAAACAGTGGCACAGTTTATTTTAGCGGCCGAGCGGGACGTGCGCGACTATTTTTCCGTGACGGTCGAAAACGGAAGTGTCACTTCATTGCAAATTGACGAGTGGCGCACATTGTATCGGAAAAAAGAAGGCTGA
- a CDS encoding PRK06851 family protein produces MEGTIQSNIRRYFASGNTAKGFYSLFDSVLAGLDHLYILKGGPGGGKSTLMKTIGTELCARGLSMEFVHCAADKESLDAVIISDYGIGIVDGTAPHVIEPKLPGAVEQYVNLGVAWDVQQLKEKKQTIAALNEQIKDRYTEAYDTFAAALAIHDELEQIYIAALDVTKVNDIATRLVNDIFSHEQLPKRARSRHMFLGAATPQGATDHIPSITTGLDKRYFLKGRAGCGKSSLLKKIAAAASARGFDAEIYHCGFDPDSLDMVLLPELSVAVFDSTAPHEYFPDRASDEVIDLYALAVSPGTDEANADHIRDTHARYKNKMKAGIAHLAETKVLRDELEAIYVAATDFSLIEQMTRDIAHEIDVLIAHST; encoded by the coding sequence ATGGAAGGTACCATTCAAAGTAACATTCGCCGCTACTTCGCTTCCGGCAACACAGCTAAAGGTTTTTACAGTTTATTTGACTCCGTTCTCGCGGGCCTCGATCACCTGTATATCCTTAAAGGTGGTCCGGGGGGCGGCAAGTCGACGTTAATGAAAACAATCGGCACAGAGCTTTGCGCTCGCGGGCTTAGCATGGAATTCGTCCATTGTGCCGCGGATAAAGAGTCACTCGATGCGGTGATCATCTCGGACTACGGCATCGGCATCGTCGACGGAACCGCACCGCACGTCATTGAACCGAAGCTGCCCGGCGCAGTCGAACAGTACGTCAATTTAGGGGTAGCGTGGGATGTCCAACAATTAAAAGAGAAAAAACAAACAATCGCCGCCTTAAACGAACAAATTAAAGACCGTTATACAGAAGCGTACGACACGTTCGCGGCCGCCTTAGCCATCCACGATGAGTTGGAACAAATTTATATTGCAGCGCTCGACGTGACGAAAGTAAACGATATCGCAACGCGGCTCGTCAACGACATTTTTTCCCATGAACAATTGCCGAAACGGGCGCGCTCCCGGCACATGTTTTTAGGGGCAGCGACACCGCAAGGCGCAACGGACCACATCCCGAGCATAACGACGGGACTAGACAAACGGTATTTCCTGAAAGGCCGCGCTGGCTGCGGCAAATCGAGTCTGCTAAAAAAAATCGCCGCCGCTGCGAGCGCGCGCGGTTTTGATGCCGAAATATACCACTGTGGGTTTGACCCCGACAGTCTCGACATGGTGCTGCTACCCGAATTAAGTGTCGCCGTCTTTGACAGCACGGCGCCCCACGAATACTTCCCGGACCGCGCGAGTGACGAAGTGATCGACCTGTACGCCCTCGCCGTCTCACCCGGCACCGATGAAGCAAACGCCGACCACATCCGCGACACTCACGCGCGTTACAAAAACAAAATGAAAGCTGGAATCGCTCACTTAGCAGAGACGAAAGTGCTGCGCGACGAATTAGAAGCCATTTACGTCGCCGCAACTGACTTCTCGCTCATTGAGCAAATGACACGCGACATCGCGCACGAAATTGACGTCCTTATAGCTCACAGTACTTAG
- a CDS encoding sensor histidine kinase — translation MKTKWRYLKWPFYPVKLFHRTTRFLAQRVHSSLRIQLILVFIACTVFTIVTTVLFYNFFGETTKDIPIYIESSADLVAYDLAPELQAELVQGMSAQQFIAAKEQVDEYKDYQLMVVGVDGKVLHKSQNAQQKTVKIDELIKRSNAKNSHFTTNAPEDDVDDGSYVEEAGDDDEQKENDDQTEVADSDRANVGDRPETGGHKAISDEEQVAVVPLSLNGEAAYFVVRGYAIHELSYQTITSINPLTYVVPFVSFISLFYLLTQRKIRYIAELARGLRTVAAGNLNYRVAYKSTDELGMLATSINHMTTELERTIAEERRAENTKTELITNVSHDLRTPLTIIMGYLRLLKDKEYKDEQQLESFIDVAFRKSENLKVLIDDLFEYTKLSNKGTPLKLEAVYLNDLLEQLLAELASYAEENTLTFHTQLPQEKLMVTVDADKISRVFENLLTNAIKYSVKPSAIRTTMAQRDNAVTVTISNKSKPLSQEQLTRMFERFYRVDSARTSEAGGSGLGLAIAKSIVDLHDGNIWAESDGDIVHITVRLPLRYAPDGAPTRYDTRP, via the coding sequence TTGAAAACTAAGTGGCGTTACCTTAAGTGGCCTTTCTACCCCGTTAAACTGTTTCATCGGACGACTCGTTTTTTAGCGCAACGCGTCCATAGCAGTTTACGGATCCAACTTATTCTCGTCTTTATCGCCTGTACAGTGTTCACGATCGTAACGACGGTTCTCTTTTACAACTTTTTCGGCGAAACTACGAAAGATATCCCTATCTATATCGAATCGTCTGCTGACTTAGTCGCCTACGATCTCGCCCCCGAACTTCAGGCGGAATTAGTCCAAGGCATGTCCGCACAGCAATTTATCGCGGCAAAAGAACAAGTTGACGAATACAAGGACTATCAACTGATGGTCGTCGGCGTCGACGGGAAGGTGCTACACAAGTCGCAAAACGCACAACAAAAAACGGTAAAAATCGACGAACTAATCAAACGCTCAAACGCCAAAAACTCCCATTTTACAACAAATGCCCCAGAGGATGATGTCGACGACGGCAGTTACGTAGAAGAAGCAGGGGACGACGATGAACAGAAGGAAAACGACGACCAGACTGAGGTAGCTGACAGCGACAGAGCAAATGTGGGGGACCGTCCCGAAACTGGTGGCCATAAAGCTATCTCTGATGAGGAACAAGTGGCGGTCGTTCCACTCAGTTTAAACGGCGAGGCCGCGTATTTCGTCGTCCGCGGCTACGCCATACACGAACTTAGTTACCAAACGATAACCTCCATTAACCCTCTCACATACGTCGTACCGTTCGTTTCCTTCATTTCGTTGTTTTACTTACTCACCCAGCGAAAAATACGATACATCGCGGAATTGGCGCGAGGTTTGCGTACGGTTGCCGCTGGCAACTTGAACTACCGCGTCGCCTATAAAAGCACCGATGAGTTAGGGATGCTCGCGACGAGTATTAATCATATGACGACGGAGCTGGAGCGGACGATCGCCGAAGAGCGCCGAGCAGAAAACACGAAGACAGAGCTCATTACGAACGTGTCCCACGACTTGCGCACGCCGCTGACGATCATTATGGGCTATTTGCGCCTTTTAAAAGACAAAGAGTACAAAGACGAGCAACAGTTGGAGTCGTTTATCGACGTCGCTTTCCGCAAATCGGAAAACTTAAAAGTACTCATTGACGACTTGTTTGAGTACACGAAGCTGTCGAACAAAGGAACACCGCTCAAACTAGAAGCCGTTTACTTGAACGACTTGCTCGAACAATTACTTGCCGAACTCGCTTCGTACGCTGAAGAAAACACACTCACTTTTCACACACAATTGCCGCAAGAAAAACTAATGGTGACCGTCGACGCCGATAAAATTTCCCGCGTGTTCGAAAACTTATTGACGAATGCGATCAAATATAGCGTCAAACCGAGCGCCATTCGCACGACGATGGCGCAACGCGACAACGCCGTAACTGTAACAATTAGCAACAAGAGCAAACCGCTGTCACAAGAGCAACTGACGCGCATGTTTGAACGATTTTATCGCGTCGATTCAGCCCGTACGTCAGAAGCGGGCGGCTCCGGTTTAGGCCTCGCCATCGCCAAAAGTATCGTCGACTTACACGACGGGAACATTTGGGCTGAATCCGACGGCGACATCGTCCACATCACGGTGCGACTACCTTTGCGCTACGCTCCGGATGGCGCACCGACGCGGTATGACACGCGGCCGTAA
- a CDS encoding response regulator transcription factor — MAKETILLVDDEKEILDLLGIYLHNEGYATVHATNGLEALEALRTHDISLIVLDVMMPHMDGIAACMKIREQMHMPIIMLSAKSEDMDKIMGLSTGADDYVTKPFNPLELIARVKSQLRRYTRFNVPTAQPAEELTVDDLTINVATHEVKIDGREIKLTPREFAILELLARNRGIVFSIEKIYESVWKEPFFGANNTVMVHIRKIREKLEDNPRQPRYIKTVWGIGYKVEN; from the coding sequence ATGGCAAAAGAAACGATACTCCTGGTCGACGACGAAAAGGAAATACTAGACTTACTAGGAATATATTTACACAACGAAGGGTATGCGACGGTTCATGCGACGAACGGCCTCGAGGCGTTAGAAGCTCTCCGCACGCACGACATCTCACTCATCGTACTCGACGTGATGATGCCGCACATGGACGGTATCGCCGCGTGCATGAAAATACGCGAACAAATGCACATGCCGATCATTATGTTATCTGCAAAGAGTGAAGATATGGATAAAATAATGGGTCTTAGCACTGGTGCCGACGACTATGTGACGAAGCCGTTCAACCCGCTGGAATTAATCGCGCGCGTTAAGTCGCAACTGCGCCGCTACACCCGTTTCAACGTGCCGACGGCGCAACCCGCCGAAGAACTAACCGTCGACGACTTAACGATCAACGTCGCCACACACGAAGTGAAGATAGACGGTCGTGAAATAAAATTAACGCCACGAGAGTTTGCGATCCTCGAATTGCTCGCCCGCAACCGCGGCATCGTCTTTAGCATCGAAAAAATATACGAATCGGTATGGAAGGAACCTTTTTTCGGCGCCAACAATACGGTCATGGTACACATTCGCAAGATTAGGGAAAAATTGGAGGACAACCCGCGCCAACCGCGTTACATTAAAACGGTATGGGGGATTGGCTATAAAGTTGAAAACTAA
- a CDS encoding phosphatase PAP2 family protein, translating to MNKYLLKLKEMKPLVFLLSIPILNIAYILLNNAGRGSQSLALTVDGAIPFLKWFIVPYILWYPFIFALFIYLCYKDRQMYYRTLVSYNISLVICYIIYFFYQTHVERPALSGDDLMTQLVTLIYAADEPYNAFPSIHVLSTYLMMRAFRYVSRNTFARTAVDAMGLAIILSTVFVKQHVVLDAVAAIVIGEVIFIFICKAPFQFNRGRVLSWQKKRYSWSTTKRKY from the coding sequence ATGAATAAATATTTATTAAAACTCAAAGAGATGAAGCCGCTCGTTTTCTTGTTGTCTATCCCGATCTTAAACATTGCCTACATTTTATTAAACAACGCTGGCCGCGGCTCGCAAAGCTTAGCGCTCACTGTGGACGGGGCGATCCCGTTCCTAAAGTGGTTTATCGTCCCGTATATTTTGTGGTACCCTTTCATTTTTGCACTTTTCATTTACTTATGTTACAAAGACCGACAGATGTATTATCGCACATTGGTTAGTTACAACATAAGTTTGGTCATTTGCTATATTATTTACTTCTTCTATCAAACACACGTTGAACGTCCGGCGCTATCAGGTGATGACCTAATGACACAACTCGTCACGCTCATTTACGCAGCCGATGAACCGTACAACGCGTTTCCGAGCATTCACGTCCTTAGCACGTATTTAATGATGCGCGCCTTTCGCTACGTCTCTCGCAACACATTCGCGCGAACCGCGGTCGACGCGATGGGGCTCGCCATCATTCTTTCGACCGTGTTTGTCAAACAACACGTCGTCTTAGATGCCGTAGCGGCAATTGTGATCGGTGAGGTCATCTTCATTTTCATCTGTAAAGCGCCGTTTCAATTTAACAGAGGAAGGGTATTGTCATGGCAAAAGAAACGATACTCCTGGTCGACGACGAAAAGGAAATACTAG
- the bcp gene encoding thioredoxin-dependent thiol peroxidase: MADVQVGQVVPEFRLPASNGEEVAPSDFKGKKVVLYFYPKDMTPGCTTEACDFRDAHSQFEEENAVVLGISPDDLKSHHKFIDKHSLPFLLLEDTAHEVANLFGVWKLKKNFGKEYMGIERSTFVIDEEGKLAKEWRKVKVKGHTEEVLEFVKSL, from the coding sequence GTGGCTGACGTACAAGTGGGACAAGTCGTACCTGAATTTCGCTTGCCGGCGTCGAACGGCGAAGAGGTGGCGCCTAGCGATTTTAAAGGAAAAAAAGTCGTGCTTTACTTTTATCCGAAAGATATGACGCCAGGATGTACGACGGAAGCGTGTGATTTTCGCGATGCGCACAGTCAGTTCGAAGAAGAGAACGCCGTCGTGCTCGGCATTAGTCCGGACGACCTCAAATCGCACCACAAATTTATCGATAAACATTCGTTGCCGTTTTTGTTGTTGGAGGACACGGCACACGAAGTTGCTAATTTATTCGGGGTGTGGAAATTAAAAAAGAACTTTGGTAAAGAGTATATGGGAATTGAGCGTTCGACGTTCGTGATCGACGAGGAGGGCAAGCTAGCGAAGGAGTGGCGCAAGGTAAAAGTGAAAGGTCACACGGAAGAAGTACTCGAGTTCGTGAAGTCGCTGTAA
- a CDS encoding RNA polymerase sigma factor, translating to MTDEELVERVKGGEQRAFRLLVARYQSFVYTLIVRMVRDRQLAEDLAQETFLQMYRSLVSFDARAKFSTWLYRIARNKVIDWSRSRAYKEQQGERELHDVFCTEESVEDEVIRRDATRQLLQLMEQLPDHCRAVLWMYYVHDLTGKEIAEQLHIPYRTVQTRIARGKKQLYKLWQEVNRHALRASMGTDVGC from the coding sequence GTGACAGACGAAGAATTGGTTGAGCGGGTAAAGGGCGGAGAGCAAAGGGCTTTCCGGTTATTAGTGGCGCGTTATCAGTCGTTCGTCTACACGCTTATTGTGCGGATGGTTAGAGACCGGCAGCTCGCGGAAGATTTGGCACAAGAGACGTTTTTACAAATGTACCGCTCGCTCGTCAGCTTCGACGCCAGAGCCAAGTTTTCGACATGGCTGTATCGCATTGCCCGTAACAAAGTGATCGACTGGAGTAGATCGCGGGCTTACAAGGAACAACAGGGTGAACGAGAGTTGCACGATGTATTTTGTACAGAGGAGTCAGTCGAGGATGAGGTGATCCGCCGCGACGCGACAAGACAGTTGCTGCAATTAATGGAGCAGCTACCGGATCATTGCCGCGCGGTGTTGTGGATGTATTATGTACACGACCTTACGGGAAAGGAAATTGCCGAGCAACTACATATTCCTTATCGTACGGTTCAGACGAGGATCGCACGCGGAAAAAAGCAACTGTACAAACTGTGGCAGGAGGTGAACCGCCATGCGTTGCGAGCAAGTATGGGAACGGATGTGGGATGTTGA